One region of Pyramidobacter sp. YE332 genomic DNA includes:
- a CDS encoding glycine/sarcosine/betaine reductase component B subunit — MGKRLQIDYVHVRDVQFGEKTSLVNGVLTINKEEAMKIVSSDLFGTIDLKIAKPGESCRILSIHDVMQPRCKADHPEESYPGIWGKLAPAGEGRTVALKGVVISDIYYAKCNIKYYMDMGGECAKYSNFSRHIHICIDATPGEGVADVTYAEALKHASLSLNVYLAKLAIELKPDETEVYERKSVDPSKHLPKVAYLVTHMASHDTWNFLYYGQSALNFLPMIVQPTEILDGAMIWRYWEPNYFLQNEVYIKELMKRHGKDLEFVGIVFANNVMKIDGKDTMGMIAATLCKDTLGADCVMLNKSGMGHCQLDSALAFNWCQKLGMPAALNLSAVSNDQPGDMLVIADPNVDAVINSGRNWDLHHPRVERLIGEHSNVPCLLGVDPWGPFIHTTNFCYQGIWSQLGDCYVTTDSDIIPAVKEV, encoded by the coding sequence ATGGGTAAGAGATTGCAGATCGACTATGTTCACGTCCGCGACGTACAGTTTGGTGAAAAAACTTCCCTTGTCAACGGTGTGCTGACCATTAACAAGGAAGAGGCAATGAAGATCGTCAGCAGCGATTTATTCGGTACGATCGATCTCAAGATTGCCAAGCCCGGCGAAAGTTGCCGAATCCTGAGTATTCACGATGTTATGCAGCCTCGCTGCAAGGCAGATCATCCCGAAGAGTCCTATCCTGGCATCTGGGGCAAACTGGCCCCCGCCGGCGAGGGACGCACGGTGGCGCTGAAAGGTGTTGTCATCTCCGACATCTACTATGCAAAGTGCAACATCAAGTATTACATGGACATGGGCGGAGAATGCGCTAAATACAGCAATTTCTCCCGTCACATCCATATCTGTATTGACGCCACTCCCGGCGAAGGGGTAGCCGACGTGACGTATGCCGAGGCTCTCAAGCACGCCTCGCTGTCGCTGAACGTTTATCTGGCCAAGCTGGCCATCGAACTCAAGCCCGACGAGACGGAGGTTTACGAGCGCAAGTCCGTGGATCCTTCAAAACATCTGCCTAAAGTCGCCTATCTCGTCACTCATATGGCGTCGCACGACACGTGGAATTTCCTGTACTACGGCCAGAGCGCGTTGAATTTCCTGCCCATGATCGTGCAGCCTACGGAGATTCTTGACGGCGCTATGATTTGGCGCTACTGGGAACCTAATTACTTCCTGCAGAATGAGGTTTACATCAAGGAACTGATGAAACGCCACGGCAAGGATCTGGAGTTCGTGGGCATCGTTTTTGCCAACAATGTCATGAAGATCGACGGCAAGGACACGATGGGCATGATCGCCGCCACTTTATGCAAGGATACGCTGGGAGCCGACTGCGTCATGTTGAACAAATCCGGGATGGGGCACTGCCAGCTCGACTCCGCTCTAGCGTTCAACTGGTGCCAGAAACTCGGCATGCCCGCCGCTTTGAACCTTTCCGCCGTTTCCAACGACCAGCCCGGCGACATGTTGGTCATCGCCGATCCCAATGTCGATGCCGTTATCAACAGCGGGCGCAACTGGGATCTGCACCATCCCAGAGTTGAGCGTCTGATCGGAGAACATTCCAACGTCCCGTGCCTGCTCGGCGTCGATCCTTGGGGACCCTTCATTCACACCACGAACTTCTGTTATCAGGGGATTTGGTCTCAGCTTGGCGACTGTTACGTGACTACCGATAGTGACATTATCCCCGCTGTTAAGGAGGTTTAA
- a CDS encoding OFA family MFS transporter: MNQGNGSNRWAILFFGMICMLIMGVCYTYSLFQPYIMQHFNVDSPTASLPFTIFIAIFCIGNFVGGRMQQKYSIKRTLVVGYVLMVLGWLISAYLPADMFSAMYITFGGLFGIGDGIVYNVIVSLMPKWFVDRKGLASGLTMAMLGMSATVFSPFVSSWLKTYGYTTAFLIVAAIYAGVGVLGTITMKLPPAGFMSDYVGTGPVVTSKKQYEVGEVLRLKEFWIIMGLYFCAVPAYLLLSAIFVSYGADRGLTPALATLGVSVASMCQVGGRFLIPTISDKIGRKAAFALSFLITAGGVALLSVATGTLYVTCFGLLSFSFGGCQACFAPIAADRFGTKNVGTILSLTMIGFGTGSIASSIAAKMLGTTAAFTCAGTVAVIGILLVLALPSARKAEA; the protein is encoded by the coding sequence ATGAACCAGGGAAACGGTTCCAACAGGTGGGCAATATTGTTTTTCGGCATGATCTGCATGTTGATCATGGGAGTGTGCTACACATACAGCCTCTTTCAACCCTACATCATGCAGCACTTCAACGTGGATTCTCCCACGGCGAGTCTGCCATTTACCATCTTCATCGCCATTTTCTGTATCGGCAACTTTGTCGGCGGCCGCATGCAGCAGAAATACAGCATCAAGAGAACGCTGGTCGTCGGTTACGTTTTGATGGTCCTCGGCTGGCTCATCTCCGCTTATCTGCCCGCCGACATGTTCTCGGCTATGTACATAACCTTTGGAGGTCTCTTCGGTATCGGCGACGGGATCGTCTACAACGTCATTGTCTCACTGATGCCTAAATGGTTCGTTGACCGCAAGGGGCTTGCTTCCGGCCTGACCATGGCGATGCTCGGCATGTCCGCAACTGTCTTCAGCCCTTTCGTCAGCAGCTGGCTTAAGACCTACGGCTACACGACCGCTTTTCTTATCGTCGCCGCCATCTATGCCGGCGTCGGCGTGCTCGGAACCATCACAATGAAATTGCCGCCTGCGGGCTTCATGTCCGACTATGTGGGCACGGGGCCTGTGGTTACCTCCAAGAAACAGTATGAGGTCGGCGAAGTGCTTCGCCTCAAAGAATTCTGGATCATTATGGGGTTATATTTCTGCGCTGTCCCCGCCTATCTGCTGCTCAGCGCTATCTTTGTCAGCTACGGCGCCGACAGGGGGCTGACTCCTGCGCTTGCCACGCTTGGTGTCAGTGTTGCTTCCATGTGCCAAGTCGGGGGCCGCTTCCTTATCCCTACTATCAGCGACAAGATCGGACGCAAAGCTGCCTTTGCCCTCAGTTTTCTGATCACGGCCGGAGGCGTTGCTCTGCTCAGCGTGGCGACGGGAACTCTGTACGTGACCTGCTTCGGCCTTTTGAGTTTCTCCTTCGGCGGATGCCAGGCCTGCTTTGCGCCGATCGCCGCCGACCGTTTCGGCACCAAGAACGTCGGCACCATTTTGTCTCTGACGATGATCGGATTCGGCACCGGTTCCATCGCCAGCTCTATCGCCGCCAAGATGCTCGGCACCACTGCCGCTTTCACCTGTGCCGGTACCGTAGCTGTCATTGGTATCCTGCTGGTCCTCGCCCTTCCAAGTGCAAGAAAGGCCGAGGCCTAG
- a CDS encoding hydratase — protein sequence MITLIDRPVTLFGGTALVPEAEKLEARELNARLAEKGIHYGGALPVGSGEGTMARRIVAAHDSARGDGLMHLKFDALTSHDITYVAALQTAVACGLEKFPVPYVLTNCHNSLCAVGGTINEDDHMFGLTAARKFGGIFVPRHLAVIHQYMREAVAKSGGMILGTDSHTRYGALGTLAVGEGGPEMVKQLLGRTYDFAWPGVIAVYLTGAPRPGVGPHDVALAICGAVFKNGFVKNKAMEFVGPGVSSLSAEFRLGVDVMTTETACWSSIWRTDEKIAEFFRVHGRPQDYAPLEPDAAARYDGALVVDLSAVEPMIAVPFHPSNAYTIADFKANAGDILRQAERDARELMDNPELDIDLTGKLRGGTFHVEQGVICGCAGGNFENLVAAAQILDGGSTGCGSFGLSVYPSSMPVGEALMNGGWMQKLLSAGAVNYPAFCGPCFGAGETPCNQGFSVRHTTRNFPNREGSKPNAGQWSAVALMDARSIAATAANGGVLTSAFEFADRLAGHEPYVFDGEIYAKRVYNGFGRPRPETALRYGPNIKPWPEIAPLPENQLLLVASVIDDPVTTTDELIPSGETSSLRSNPLKLAEFTLQRKDPNYVPAAKRAKALEEARAAAVKDGGEMPAELKKLLDLAGIAAERVGLGSLVCAVKPGDGSAREQAASSQKMLGGQANVAREYATKRYRSNLVNWGMAPWIVGDADRAKFKTGAWLFIPGVKAFVSGDGTEIEAELLDGGTRLPVTLSLPGVTRGERDMLLAGCLMNAYRNDK from the coding sequence ATGATTACTTTGATCGACAGGCCGGTGACGCTGTTCGGGGGAACGGCGCTGGTGCCCGAGGCGGAAAAACTCGAGGCGCGGGAACTGAACGCGCGGCTCGCGGAAAAAGGAATTCACTACGGAGGCGCGCTGCCCGTCGGAAGCGGCGAGGGCACGATGGCCCGCCGCATCGTCGCCGCGCACGATTCCGCTCGGGGCGACGGTCTGATGCATTTGAAGTTCGACGCGCTGACTTCGCACGACATCACCTACGTGGCGGCGCTGCAGACGGCCGTCGCCTGCGGGCTGGAGAAGTTCCCCGTGCCCTACGTGCTCACCAACTGCCACAACAGCCTCTGCGCCGTGGGCGGCACGATCAACGAGGACGATCACATGTTCGGCCTTACGGCGGCGCGGAAGTTCGGCGGCATTTTCGTGCCCCGTCACCTGGCCGTGATCCACCAGTACATGCGCGAGGCCGTGGCCAAAAGCGGCGGCATGATCCTCGGCACCGACAGCCACACCCGCTACGGCGCGCTGGGGACGCTGGCCGTCGGCGAAGGCGGGCCGGAAATGGTCAAGCAGCTTCTCGGCCGCACCTACGACTTCGCCTGGCCGGGCGTGATCGCCGTCTATCTGACCGGCGCGCCACGTCCCGGCGTGGGGCCTCACGACGTGGCGCTGGCGATTTGCGGCGCGGTGTTTAAAAACGGATTCGTGAAAAACAAAGCGATGGAGTTCGTCGGCCCCGGCGTCTCCAGCTTGAGCGCCGAGTTCCGCCTCGGCGTCGACGTGATGACCACGGAGACGGCCTGCTGGAGTTCGATCTGGCGCACCGACGAGAAGATCGCCGAATTCTTCCGCGTCCACGGCCGCCCTCAGGACTACGCCCCGCTCGAACCCGACGCGGCGGCCCGTTACGACGGCGCGCTCGTCGTCGACCTGAGCGCCGTCGAGCCGATGATCGCCGTGCCGTTCCATCCCAGCAACGCCTACACCATCGCCGACTTCAAGGCCAACGCCGGCGACATTCTGCGTCAGGCCGAACGGGACGCGCGCGAACTGATGGACAATCCCGAGCTGGACATCGACCTGACCGGCAAGCTGCGCGGCGGAACGTTTCACGTCGAACAGGGCGTGATCTGCGGCTGCGCCGGCGGCAACTTCGAAAACCTCGTCGCCGCGGCGCAGATCCTCGACGGCGGCAGCACCGGCTGCGGCAGCTTCGGCCTCAGCGTCTATCCGTCCAGCATGCCCGTCGGCGAGGCGCTGATGAACGGCGGCTGGATGCAGAAACTACTAAGCGCCGGAGCGGTCAACTATCCGGCCTTCTGCGGCCCCTGCTTCGGCGCCGGCGAAACGCCCTGCAACCAGGGCTTCAGCGTCAGACACACGACGCGCAACTTCCCCAATCGCGAAGGTTCCAAGCCCAACGCCGGCCAGTGGTCGGCCGTGGCCCTCATGGACGCGCGCAGCATCGCCGCCACGGCGGCCAACGGCGGCGTGCTCACCAGCGCTTTCGAGTTCGCCGACCGCCTCGCGGGACACGAGCCGTACGTCTTCGACGGCGAAATTTACGCCAAACGCGTCTATAACGGCTTCGGCAGGCCGCGGCCGGAGACGGCGCTCCGCTACGGCCCCAACATCAAGCCGTGGCCCGAGATCGCCCCGCTGCCGGAGAACCAGCTGCTGCTGGTCGCCTCGGTGATCGACGATCCCGTCACCACCACCGACGAGCTGATCCCTTCCGGCGAAACTTCGTCGCTGCGCAGCAACCCGCTCAAGCTGGCCGAGTTCACGCTGCAGCGCAAGGATCCAAATTACGTGCCCGCGGCCAAGAGGGCGAAAGCGCTCGAAGAAGCGCGCGCCGCGGCGGTGAAAGACGGCGGCGAGATGCCCGCGGAGCTGAAAAAACTGCTCGACCTCGCCGGGATCGCCGCCGAACGCGTCGGCCTCGGCAGCCTCGTCTGCGCCGTCAAACCCGGCGACGGCTCGGCGCGCGAGCAGGCCGCCAGCAGCCAGAAAATGCTGGGCGGCCAGGCCAACGTGGCCCGCGAGTACGCCACCAAGCGCTACCGCAGCAACCTCGTCAACTGGGGCATGGCCCCGTGGATCGTCGGCGACGCAGACCGCGCCAAGTTCAAAACCGGCGCCTGGCTTTTCATCCCCGGCGTGAAGGCGTTCGTGAGCGGCGACGGCACGGAGATCGAAGCCGAACTGCTCGACGGCGGAACGCGCCTCCCCGTGACGCTGTCGCTGCCCGGCGTCACGCGCGGCGAACGGGACATGCTCCTCGCCGGCTGTCTGATGAACGCGTATCGCAACGACAAGTAG
- a CDS encoding LysR family transcriptional regulator produces the protein MNEKDWTLLTALAAEKNLTRAAQRLYVTQPAVTRRIQQIERELNCAIVVRGARGVELSAEGEALARYAAEELQRLQALREYIDNRGADVRGTIRLACANAYARACLPGILKEFSARCRGADVHVVTGHSAAQARRLSAGEVHVAIVRGPFDWPEESLPLDADPYYYIVSAAPVELERLPDLPQIRITTDAPLEAELHRWWTERYRRPPRVSTVVDRSDICVEMVRRGLGYSLLSGLDVQGCPDLFRARLVFASGKRELRRDTRAYCRAASLQLRAVRAFWDFLRERGQRSEN, from the coding sequence ATGAACGAGAAGGATTGGACACTGCTGACGGCGCTGGCGGCGGAAAAAAATCTCACGCGCGCGGCGCAGAGGCTGTACGTCACCCAGCCGGCCGTGACGCGGCGCATCCAGCAGATCGAGCGGGAGCTGAACTGCGCTATCGTCGTCCGCGGAGCGCGCGGCGTCGAGCTGAGCGCCGAAGGCGAAGCGCTGGCCCGTTACGCCGCCGAGGAACTGCAGCGTTTGCAGGCGCTGCGCGAATACATCGACAACCGCGGCGCCGACGTGCGCGGCACGATCCGCCTGGCCTGCGCCAACGCCTACGCGCGAGCCTGCCTGCCGGGGATCCTCAAAGAATTCTCCGCCCGCTGCCGCGGCGCGGACGTCCACGTCGTCACCGGGCACAGCGCCGCTCAGGCGCGCCGCCTGAGCGCGGGTGAAGTCCACGTGGCCATCGTGCGCGGACCGTTCGATTGGCCGGAAGAAAGTTTGCCTCTCGACGCCGATCCTTACTATTATATCGTCAGCGCCGCGCCCGTCGAGCTGGAGCGCCTGCCCGACCTGCCCCAGATCCGCATCACCACCGACGCGCCGCTGGAAGCTGAACTGCACCGCTGGTGGACGGAGCGCTACCGCCGGCCGCCGCGCGTTTCCACCGTCGTCGATCGTTCCGACATCTGCGTGGAGATGGTGCGGCGCGGGCTGGGCTACAGCCTGCTTTCCGGGCTCGACGTACAGGGCTGCCCGGATCTGTTCCGCGCGCGGCTCGTTTTCGCTTCCGGCAAACGCGAACTGCGCCGCGACACGCGGGCTTACTGCCGCGCCGCCTCGCTGCAGCTTCGCGCCGTCAGAGCCTTCTGGGATTTTCTGCGCGAACGGGGCCAGCGGAGCGAAAATTGA
- a CDS encoding GNAT family N-acetyltransferase, which translates to MTSAWGRAAPGSLPRPFVLNWAQSAKGGEFRMIRRATGRDIDAVQQIYMELFAWERRHEAYSKWVSGVYPDRTTVRRAVAKQEMYALWDEKGEGKKIYAAMAISREQPEDYARVNWKFRALPRSVVVVRALCVSPLRFREGLGTQMMHFVMETASRMRCRAVRFDVWSGNVPAVSLCEKLGFRCAGRKNAVRFGAGADERAYYEWAPAGGEGNGTGRASFVGSRGNA; encoded by the coding sequence ATGACGTCGGCATGGGGGCGCGCCGCGCCCGGTTCCCTTCCGCGTCCTTTCGTGCTAAACTGGGCGCAGTCTGCGAAGGGGGGCGAGTTCCGCATGATACGAAGAGCGACGGGACGCGACATCGACGCGGTGCAGCAGATCTACATGGAGCTGTTCGCCTGGGAGCGCCGTCACGAGGCGTACTCCAAATGGGTGTCGGGCGTTTATCCCGACCGCACGACGGTGCGCCGCGCCGTCGCCAAGCAGGAAATGTACGCGCTCTGGGACGAGAAGGGCGAGGGCAAAAAAATTTACGCGGCCATGGCGATCAGCCGGGAGCAGCCCGAGGACTACGCCCGCGTGAACTGGAAGTTCCGCGCTCTGCCGCGGTCGGTTGTGGTTGTGCGGGCGCTGTGCGTTTCGCCGCTGCGCTTTCGCGAAGGGCTGGGCACGCAGATGATGCACTTCGTCATGGAGACGGCTTCCCGCATGCGCTGCCGTGCCGTGAGATTCGACGTGTGGTCGGGCAACGTGCCCGCCGTGAGTCTGTGCGAAAAGCTGGGCTTCCGTTGCGCCGGCAGGAAGAACGCGGTGCGCTTCGGAGCCGGAGCCGACGAGCGGGCCTATTACGAATGGGCGCCCGCGGGCGGCGAAGGGAACGGGACCGGAAGGGCCTCCTTCGTGGGTTCGCGGGGAAACGCCTGA
- a CDS encoding amidohydrolase has product MDPKQKIAAAVERLAPELIALSHEVHAHPELGMRERQAVAWQKTLLEKYGFVVENPCCGLDTAYRAVKGTPGKGPQIGFLSEYDALNGLGHACGHNMICAASCGAAIALAEALEGREGAVVLFGTPAEETSGGKIAMADAGAFDGLDCAMMFHPSPSENLVGAGSLAVTDVFVEFHGTSAHSSRPALGVNALTSTLHLFAAVNAQLHLWPNKSKINGIITAGGTAPNIIPEFSACAFSIRAEKLNQLRPMYADLERLARAAAAMTGAELKIVHTPFCSERYPNRPLDETFKANMEALGEPMSWPEPDRMSGSSDIGNVSVRTPSIHPYLSLHAPGVGGHTTELREAAVSRRADEVVLLAAKGLAMTGLDVFQSPELRAAMKADFERNALPNKAR; this is encoded by the coding sequence ATGGATCCGAAACAGAAAATTGCCGCTGCGGTGGAACGTCTTGCCCCCGAGCTGATCGCGCTGAGCCATGAGGTACACGCTCATCCCGAGCTGGGCATGCGGGAACGCCAGGCCGTGGCCTGGCAGAAGACGCTGCTGGAAAAATACGGCTTCGTCGTCGAAAATCCCTGCTGCGGGCTCGACACGGCGTACCGCGCCGTTAAGGGCACGCCGGGCAAAGGGCCGCAGATCGGCTTTCTGTCCGAATACGACGCGCTCAACGGCCTTGGTCACGCCTGCGGACACAACATGATCTGCGCGGCCTCCTGCGGCGCGGCTATCGCGCTGGCCGAAGCGCTGGAAGGCAGGGAGGGCGCGGTCGTCCTCTTCGGCACGCCGGCCGAGGAGACGAGCGGCGGCAAGATCGCCATGGCCGACGCCGGGGCGTTCGACGGGCTCGACTGCGCCATGATGTTCCATCCCAGTCCCAGCGAAAATCTCGTCGGCGCCGGCAGCCTGGCCGTCACCGACGTGTTCGTCGAGTTTCACGGCACGTCGGCCCATTCCTCGCGCCCCGCTCTCGGCGTCAACGCGCTGACCTCGACGCTGCACCTGTTTGCGGCCGTCAACGCCCAGCTCCATCTCTGGCCCAACAAGAGCAAGATCAACGGCATCATCACCGCCGGCGGCACGGCCCCGAACATCATCCCCGAGTTCAGCGCCTGCGCGTTCTCCATTCGCGCCGAGAAGCTGAACCAGCTCAGGCCGATGTACGCCGATCTCGAGCGTCTGGCGCGGGCCGCCGCGGCCATGACCGGAGCGGAGCTGAAGATCGTCCATACGCCGTTCTGCTCCGAGCGCTATCCGAACCGGCCGCTGGACGAGACTTTCAAGGCCAACATGGAAGCGCTGGGCGAGCCCATGTCATGGCCCGAGCCCGACCGCATGAGCGGCTCGTCGGACATCGGCAACGTGTCGGTGCGCACGCCGTCGATCCATCCCTATCTGTCGCTGCACGCGCCTGGCGTCGGCGGCCACACGACCGAGCTGCGCGAAGCCGCCGTGTCTCGCCGCGCCGACGAGGTGGTGCTGCTGGCCGCCAAGGGGCTGGCCATGACCGGCCTCGACGTGTTCCAGTCGCCGGAGCTGCGCGCCGCGATGAAGGCCGATTTCGAGCGGAACGCCCTGCCGAACAAGGCGCGCTGA
- a CDS encoding VTT domain-containing protein has product MNKREFLALLRRKAAGLAAVVVAACAIAAAMFAVYEAALWLLPEDVAGRWQSFVGQFFADPRSFRDLLLRKGGAAPWFFVGVQVLQVLFAPIPGQAVALAGGFVFGFWKGWALTTLGLALGSLLAMLLARLLGERFVRRLVPDGVMKRFDSLLTKGGYTMFFMIFLLPALPDDAVCFIAGMTKLRLLPLSLVCLLGRAPGMAVLSLLGSELTSGLTVGVKVLFTALMVLSIPLWIFWEIIEEKIRALVIKPRRK; this is encoded by the coding sequence GTGAACAAAAGAGAGTTCCTCGCCCTGCTGCGGCGCAAGGCGGCGGGATTGGCGGCGGTGGTCGTGGCGGCTTGCGCGATCGCGGCGGCGATGTTCGCCGTGTATGAGGCGGCGTTGTGGCTGCTGCCCGAAGATGTTGCCGGGCGATGGCAGTCGTTCGTCGGGCAGTTTTTCGCCGATCCGCGGAGTTTTCGCGACCTGCTGCTGCGCAAGGGCGGGGCGGCGCCGTGGTTTTTTGTCGGCGTACAGGTGCTGCAGGTGTTGTTCGCGCCGATCCCCGGCCAGGCAGTGGCGCTGGCCGGCGGTTTCGTGTTCGGCTTCTGGAAAGGCTGGGCGCTGACGACGCTGGGACTGGCGCTGGGCAGTCTGCTCGCCATGCTGTTGGCGCGTCTGCTGGGAGAGAGATTCGTGCGCCGCCTTGTGCCCGACGGCGTGATGAAGCGTTTCGACTCGCTGCTGACGAAAGGCGGCTACACGATGTTCTTCATGATCTTCCTGCTGCCGGCGCTGCCCGACGACGCGGTGTGTTTCATCGCCGGCATGACGAAACTGAGACTGCTGCCGCTGTCGCTGGTCTGCCTGCTGGGGCGCGCTCCCGGCATGGCGGTGCTGTCGCTGCTGGGGTCCGAGCTGACCTCGGGGCTGACGGTGGGCGTGAAGGTCCTGTTCACGGCGCTGATGGTCCTTTCGATCCCGCTGTGGATCTTCTGGGAGATCATCGAAGAAAAGATCCGCGCGTTGGTCATAAAGCCGCGCCGGAAGTAA
- a CDS encoding AAA family ATPase: MADIRRKIYDRMLEWKRRNRGASALLIDGARRVGKSYIAEKFARSEYRSYILIDFAKAPQTIKDLFDEDADDLDLLFGKLSAYYGTPLHERDSALIFDEVQMCPSARQLVKYLVQDGRYDYIETGSLLTLKQNVRDIVIPSEEEHLEMFPLDFEEFLWALGDETTIPFLKERFDTLTPVGQALHRKIMNDFRQYMLVGGMPQAVAAYAGNKDFAQADRIKKRILNLYREDVSKFARGYESRVYAIFDEIPGQLSKKDKKYRLTSLNKKARFREYEDAFVWLSEAMIVNTCVNATDPTVGLSLSRDHTTQKCYMADTGLLVTQTFVDDSFADNRLYRDILFDKINVNEGMVMENAVAQTFRSAGHKLFFYSRADTDHRENHMEIDFLIRRDRKICPVEVKSAAYRKHSSLDKFMKKFRGRLGQGYVLYPKDVMVKGGVVHVPLYMSIFL; this comes from the coding sequence ATGGCGGACATCAGACGAAAAATTTATGACCGGATGCTCGAGTGGAAGCGCCGCAACCGCGGCGCCAGCGCGCTTCTGATCGACGGCGCCCGGCGTGTCGGCAAGAGCTATATCGCCGAAAAATTTGCGAGGAGCGAGTACCGTTCGTATATTCTCATCGACTTCGCCAAAGCGCCGCAGACGATCAAAGATCTCTTCGACGAAGACGCGGACGACCTAGACCTGTTGTTCGGCAAGCTGTCCGCCTACTATGGAACGCCTTTGCACGAGCGCGATTCGGCGCTGATCTTCGACGAAGTGCAGATGTGCCCGTCCGCGCGCCAGCTCGTCAAGTACCTCGTACAGGACGGGCGATACGATTACATCGAGACCGGTTCGCTGCTGACGCTGAAACAAAACGTGCGGGACATCGTCATCCCCTCGGAAGAGGAGCATCTCGAGATGTTCCCGCTGGACTTCGAGGAGTTTCTCTGGGCGCTGGGAGACGAAACGACCATCCCGTTCCTGAAAGAGCGTTTTGACACCCTGACGCCGGTAGGACAGGCACTGCACCGCAAGATCATGAACGATTTCCGCCAGTACATGCTGGTCGGAGGGATGCCGCAAGCCGTCGCCGCATACGCAGGGAACAAAGATTTCGCGCAGGCTGACCGGATCAAAAAAAGGATCCTCAATCTGTACCGCGAAGACGTCTCGAAATTCGCCCGAGGCTATGAAAGCCGAGTCTACGCCATTTTCGACGAGATTCCCGGACAGCTGTCAAAAAAGGACAAAAAATACCGTCTGACGTCGCTGAACAAAAAGGCGCGTTTCCGAGAATATGAAGACGCGTTCGTCTGGCTCAGCGAAGCCATGATCGTCAACACGTGCGTCAACGCCACCGATCCGACGGTAGGACTGTCGCTGAGCCGCGATCATACGACGCAGAAATGCTACATGGCCGACACGGGACTGCTGGTGACTCAGACCTTCGTGGACGACTCCTTCGCGGACAACCGGCTGTACCGGGACATCCTTTTCGACAAGATCAACGTCAATGAAGGCATGGTCATGGAGAATGCCGTCGCCCAAACGTTCCGCAGCGCCGGACACAAACTGTTCTTTTATTCGAGAGCGGACACGGATCACCGCGAAAACCACATGGAAATCGATTTTCTGATTCGCCGCGACCGGAAAATCTGTCCCGTTGAAGTCAAGTCCGCCGCCTACCGCAAACACTCCTCGCTCGATAAATTCATGAAGAAATTCAGAGGCCGGCTCGGCCAGGGCTACGTGCTGTATCCCAAAGACGTGATGGTCAAAGGCGGCGTCGTCCATGTGCCTCTGTACATGTCGATCTTCCTTTGA